A DNA window from Suncus etruscus isolate mSunEtr1 chromosome 8, mSunEtr1.pri.cur, whole genome shotgun sequence contains the following coding sequences:
- the LOC126015979 gene encoding plasminogen activator inhibitor 1 RNA-binding protein-like, translating to MIRNVSLGIVSGGVGGPGAKSAAQANAAAAGKQLRKESQKDRKNPLPPSAGAGGVGDKKEDAQPPVALKKEGIRRVGRRPDQQLQGEGKINDRRPERRTPRERRFEKPLEEKGEGGEFSVDRPIIDRPIRGRGGLGRGRGGCGRGMGRGDGFDSRGKREFDRHSGSDRSGLKHEDKRGGSGSHNWGTVKDELTDLDQSNVTEETTEGEEHPVADTENKENEVEEVKEEGPKEMTLDEWKAIQNKDRAKVEFNIRKPNEGADGQWKKGFVLHKSKSEEAHAEDSVMDHHFRKPANDITSQLEINFGDLGRPGRGGRGGRGGRGRGGRPNRGSRTDKSNASAPDVDDPEAFPALA from the exons ATGATCAGGAATGTTTCCTTAGGCATAGTCAG TGGCGGCGTGGGGGGCCCCGGGGCCAAGAGCGCCGCGCAGGCCAACGCCGCCGCGGCCGGCAAGCAGCTGCGCAAGGAGTCGCAGAAGGACCGCAAGAACCCGCTGCCGCCCAGCGCCGGCGCCGGCGGCGTGGGGGACAAGAAGGAGGACGCGCAGCCGCCCGTGGCGCtcaagaaggaaggaataagacGTGTTGGAAGAAGACCTGATCAACAACTTCAGGGTGAAGGGAAAATAAATGATAGGAGACCAGAAAGGCGAACACCTCGTGAACGAAGATTTGAAAAACCACTTGAAGAAAAGGGTGAAGGCGGAGAATTTTCAGTTGATCGACCGATTATTGACCGGCCTATCCGAGGCCGTGGTGGTCTTGGAAGAGGTCGAGGAGGCTGTGGACGTGGAATGGGACGAGGAGATGGATTTGATTCTCGTGGCAAACGTGAATTTGATAGGCATAGTGGAAGTGATAGATCTGGCCTGAAGCATGAGGACAAACGTGGTGGCAGCGGATCTCACAACTGGGGAACTGTCAAAGATGAATTAACTGACTTGGATCAATCAAATGTGACTGAGGAAACAACTGAAGGTGAAGAACACCCAGTGGCTGACACAGAAAATAAGGAGAACGAAGttgaagaagtaaaagaagaggGTCCAAAAGAGATGACTTTGGATGAGTGGAAGGCAATTCAAAATAAGGACCGTGCAAAAGTAGAATTTAATATTCGAAAACCAAATGAAGGCGCTGATGGGCAGTGGAAGAAGGGATTTGTTCTTCATAAGTCAAAGAGTGAAGAGGCTCATGCTGAAGATTCGGTTATGGACCATCATTTCCGGAAGCCAGCAAATGATATAACGTCTCAGCTGGAGATTAATTTTGGAGACCTTGGCCGCCCAGGACGTGGTGGCAGGGGAGGACGAGGTGGCCGTGGGCGTGGTGGACGTCCAAATCGTGGCAGCAGAACTGACAAGTCAAATGCTTCTGCTCCTGATGTAGATGACCCAGAGGCATTCCCAGCTCTGGCTTAA